The following are encoded together in the Citrus sinensis cultivar Valencia sweet orange chromosome 1, DVS_A1.0, whole genome shotgun sequence genome:
- the LOC107176676 gene encoding aldehyde oxidase GLOX1-like, with translation MAKASSKKVQSLILLAAVLLLVNNAAAAPAGGFLGSWELISQNAGISAMHTQLLPKTDQIAVFDASVWHISRLQLPQEKRPCFWHHNKLTNQTAEDCWCHSIFYDYNKNAVKALKVQSDTWCSSGGLSADGRLVSTGGFQYGAKAIRYLWGCDTCDWVEYPEGLAEPRWYSTQVMLSDGSFLVYGGRDAFSYEYVPVEKESNKAAIAFPFLFETQDFLERPGNPKGRFRLENNLYPFVYLLPDGNVYVFANNRSVVHDPKANKIIREFPQLPGGARSYPATGTSVLLPLYLPRDTNKPVDAEVLICGGSVREGLYLGEEEKRFVNALDDCARMVVTSPNPEWKIEKMPAPRTMADGVLLPNGEVLIINGADLGSGGWHCADKPSLKPMLYRPNAPEGQRFAELAPTDIPRMYHSVANLLPDGKVFVGGSNDNDGYFEFAKFPTELRLEKFTPPYLAPEYAALRPAILEDQSDKAATYGKWVYLRVKSSEPLTINYVQVSIVAPPFVTHGISMNQRMLFLSVIELKNNVAPGVDEVVVAAPPTSALAPPGYYLLSVVNQGIPSHSIWFHLK, from the coding sequence ATGGCAAAAGCAAGTAGCAAGAAAGTGCAGAGTCTGATACTGTTGGCTGCCGTGTTATTGTTGGTTAATAATGCGGCGGCAGCACCTGCAGGTGGATTCCTTGGGTCATGGGAGTTGATTTCACAGAATGCAGGGATATCGGCAATGCACACGCAGTTGCTTCCGAAAACTGATCAAATTGCAGTCTTCGATGCTTCGGTATGGCACATCTCAAGGCTACAACTGCCTCAGGAGAAGAGGCCTTGCTTTTGGCACCACAACAAACTTACGAACCAGACCGCAGAGGATTGTTGGTGCCATTCGATATTTTACGACTACAATAAGAACGCGGTTAAGGCACTTAAGGTACAATCAGACACGTGGTGCTCATCGGGAGGGCTGTCCGCGGATGGACGATTGGTTAGCACAGGAGGTTTCCAGTATGGAGCAAAAGCAATAAGATATCTGTGGGGTTGCGACACATGCGACTGGGTTGAGTACCCCGAAGGACTTGCCGAACCTAGATGGTATTCGACACAGGTTATGTTATCCGATGGTAGCTTCCTTGTTTACGGTGGCCGGGACGCCTTTAGCTACGAGTACGTTCCCGTTGAAAAGGAATCCAACAAGGCTGCCATCGCCTTCCCGTTTCTCTTTGAAACGCAGGATTTTCTCGAGAGACCTGGGAATCCCAAGGGAAGATTTAGGCTTGAGAACAATTTGTACCCTTTTGTCTACCTTCTCCCCGACGGTAACGTCTACGTTTTCGCCAACAATCGCTCCGTTGTCCACGATCCGAAAGCTAATAAAATCATACGTGAGTTCCCACAACTCCCCGGTGGCGCCCGCAGCTATCCCGCAACCGGAACCTCCGTGCTGCTTCCCTTGTATCTTCCTCGCGACACCAACAAACCTGTTGATGCTGAAGTGCTGATATGCGGTGGCTCGGTACGCGAAGGTCTGTATCTAGgagaggaagaaaaaagatttgtgAATGCCTTGGATGACTGTGCAAGAATGGTGGTTACAAGCCCGAACCCAGAATGGAAGATAGAAAAGATGCCAGCACCCAGGACTATGGCTGATGGAGTCCTTCTTCCAAATGGGGAGGTCCTCATTATTAATGGAGCAGACCTCGGTTCAGGAGGATGGCATTGTGCGGATAAACCTAGCTTGAAGCCCATGTTGTACAGGCCTAATGCGCCAGAGGGCCAGAGGTTTGCAGAGTTGGCCCCTACAGACATTCCAAGAATGTACCACTCAGTGGCTAATTTACTACCTGACGGTAAAGTCTTTGTGGGTGGCAGCAACGACAATGACGGATACTTTGAGTTTGCCAAATTCCCAACCGAGCTCAGGCTCGAGAAATTCACTCCTCCGTACTTGGCTCCGGAGTATGCTGCCTTAAGACCCGCCATCTTGGAAGATCAATCCGATAAGGCAGCTACGTACGGCAAGTGGGTCTACTTGAGGGTTAAGTCATCTGAGCCGCTAACCATCAATTACGTCCAGGTCTCAATCGTTGCACCACCTTTCGTTACACATGGCATCTCCATGAATCAGAGGATGCTTTTCTTGTCCGTCATCGAGCTCAAGAACAATGTTGCCCCAGGGGTTGACGAAGTTGTTGTTGCCGCCCCACCCACCTCAGCACTTGCTCCTCCTGGTTACTATTTGCTTTCTGTAGTTAACCAGGGAATTCCAAGCCATTCAATATGGTTTCATCTCAAGTAG